The following proteins are co-located in the Saccharomycodes ludwigii strain NBRC 1722 chromosome V, whole genome shotgun sequence genome:
- the ARA2 gene encoding D-arabinose 1-dehydrogenase (NAD(P)(+)) ARA2 (similar to Saccharomyces cerevisiae YMR041C | ARA2 | ARAbinose), whose amino-acid sequence MVNSDRACSAKDILTNIKPLVLGGAILNTQYNDVPQNIPIVDMLLEGIKSGEVNAIDTSPYYGDSEIIYGKALKKILRTDNGNQNNVANTIAREDFYVITKCGRIGLDEFNYDPEWIKFSVLRSLSRLNVDYLDVVYLHDVEFVEISKIVPCLEMLKSLKEDLKIIRHFGISGYPLPKLYEIAKLCNDSAIGPLDCILSYSHGCLQNNVLLQYYDRFTSNTALGCNIKMVSNGSILSMSLLANIETKSFHPASPGLKLKIDEIRKFLNDEKNIDIGELSTKYAIHIWHDKGPIVLGVSNVEELKSALKIYRELKSNGFVLKDTDQELIKHIQDNLLGKEFMNQTWKSGLA is encoded by the coding sequence ATGGTTAATAGTGACCGTGCCTGTAGTGCCAAAGATATTCTTACTAATATAAAACCATTGGTATTAGGTGGAGCTATATTAAACACACAATACAACGATGTTCCGCAAAATATTCCCATTGTAGATATGTTACTTGAGGGTATCAAATCGGGAGAAGTAAATGCTATAGACACGTCACCTTACTATGGGGACAGTGAAATCATATATGGAAAGgctctaaaaaaaatattacgtACAGATAATGGCaatcaaaataatgtaGCAAATACAATAGCTAGAGAAGATTTTTACGTTATTACTAAATGTGGAAGGATTGGACTAGATGAGTTCAATTATGATCCAGAATGGATCAAATTCAGTGTACTAAGAAGTTTGTCTAGGTTAAATGTTGATTATTTAGACGTTGTTTATTTACATGATGTTGAATTTGTTGAGATTTCTAAGATTGTTCCATGTTTAGAAATGctaaaatcattaaaagaagatttaaaaatcaTTAGACATTTTGGTATTAGCGGGTATCCATTACCCAAGTTGTATGAAATTGCCAAGTTGTGTAACGATAGTGCTATAGGCCCCTTGGACTGTATTCTATCCTATTCTCATGGTTGTTTACAAAACAATGTCTTATTACAATATTACGACCGCTTTACCAGTAATACTGCTCTTGGTTGTAACATTAAAATGGTTAGTAATGGTTCTATATTAAGTATGTCGTTATTAGCAAATATTGAAACCAAGTCTTTTCACCCGGCTTCTCCAggattaaaattaaaaatcgATGAAATAAGaaagtttttaaatgatgaaaaaaatatagatatCGGCGAATTAAGCACCAAATATGCTATCCATATTTGGCATGATAAAGGTCCTATAGTGTTGGGTGTTAGTAATGTTGAGGAGTTGAAATCTGccttaaaaatttataggGAATTAAAAAGCAACGGATTCGTTTTGAAGG